One part of the Streptomyces lienomycini genome encodes these proteins:
- a CDS encoding glycosyl hydrolase has product MHEPVSQRGGMSRRAVLAAAVTAGTTATATAASSGAAALPTGPAAAHATGSARWFTDPARAVRPKFRWWWPDGLVDPDEVAREIDQIADAGFGGAEIAAVHHSIRDKSLLDTAHHGWGSRPWREGVEAALRRAVRRGLTVDLTLGPSWPAAVPGVTPDDEAAARELAHGHTTLTPGATYRGPVPAPVHAAASGVRTQRLLAVQAARVETAHSTRKETGLDPDSVRDLTDTVTDGALTWTAPADGEWVLISYWQRGSGQQPESGPHSAPAAFVVDHLSAAGTTAVTDYWERHILTGSLRRLLKAAGGAFFEDSVELESEGLVWTERLPEAFERRTGRPLLPFLPALVLDDSDQVFAFEAQLTRQIRHDFWATVSDLFNRHHVGALRNWAHSLGMALRAQPYGLQTDAIATAAILDIAEGESLGFKNLDDYRCLAGGRDMAGRTVLSCEAGAYNGSAYSTTWDRVLRTMGGAYAAGVNQTVLHGFSYATALEAQWPGFAAFSPYNGAPGYGESWGPRQPTWRHAADLAGYLGRVHAVLQAGTARADVAVFRQTGYTATGIGASWFTSTGVPLGWTHQFLSGPLLDLPNATVAGGRLAPDGPAYKALFVEGDFFHGSTPTLALADARKILGYVEAGLPVVLLGAFDQALTPGVPAAGETERLRDVLARLLALPNVVRVTEKPAVGDALAALGVAPDVRHAAPSTLLNAHRVTADADYYYLVNGKHAETVKPPVAAIDHDVTLRRTRGRDAVPYLLDPWTGTAVRVGRYTRDGQDVTLRVALRPGQTLVVALGRPGLFGDRHGNRPYALSSEADEVLFTARGLAVRAGTAGTYRTRLSQGRTVTTTLPAVPGPIEPGRWRVEVEDWRPGDGPTRTERVRRTLTLDTLRPWSALAELEDCAGVGRYRTTVTLPGDWSSAHGALLELGQVSDTFRVTVNGTDTGPADRLDPVVDVGPLLRRGTNTIEIEVATPLVNRLRVSRPEVFGGLTRQEYGLVGPVRLVPYAQKTV; this is encoded by the coding sequence ATGCACGAACCTGTTTCGCAGCGCGGCGGGATGTCCCGGCGCGCGGTGCTGGCCGCCGCCGTGACCGCGGGGACGACCGCCACCGCGACCGCCGCCTCGTCCGGCGCCGCGGCCCTCCCCACCGGCCCGGCCGCCGCTCACGCGACCGGCTCGGCCCGGTGGTTCACCGACCCCGCTCGCGCGGTGCGCCCGAAGTTCCGCTGGTGGTGGCCGGACGGCCTGGTCGACCCCGACGAGGTGGCCCGCGAGATCGACCAGATCGCGGACGCCGGGTTCGGCGGGGCCGAGATCGCCGCCGTCCACCACAGCATCCGGGACAAGTCCCTCCTGGACACCGCCCACCACGGCTGGGGCAGCAGACCCTGGCGCGAAGGAGTCGAGGCCGCGCTGCGCCGGGCCGTACGACGCGGCCTGACCGTCGACCTCACCCTGGGCCCCAGCTGGCCCGCGGCCGTCCCCGGAGTCACGCCGGACGACGAGGCCGCCGCCAGGGAACTCGCCCACGGGCACACCACGCTCACCCCCGGCGCCACCTACCGCGGACCCGTGCCCGCGCCCGTCCACGCGGCGGCGTCCGGCGTCCGCACCCAGCGTCTCCTCGCGGTCCAGGCCGCCCGCGTCGAGACCGCCCACTCCACCCGCAAGGAGACCGGCCTCGACCCCGACAGCGTCCGCGACCTCACGGACACCGTCACCGACGGCGCACTGACCTGGACGGCACCCGCGGACGGCGAGTGGGTGCTGATCTCCTACTGGCAGCGCGGTTCGGGACAGCAGCCGGAATCGGGCCCGCACTCCGCACCCGCCGCCTTCGTGGTCGACCACCTCAGCGCGGCGGGCACCACCGCCGTCACCGACTACTGGGAACGGCACATCCTCACCGGCTCACTGCGACGTCTGCTCAAGGCCGCGGGCGGTGCCTTCTTCGAGGACTCGGTGGAGCTGGAGTCCGAGGGACTGGTCTGGACGGAGCGCCTGCCCGAAGCCTTCGAGCGGCGGACCGGCCGGCCGCTGCTGCCCTTCCTGCCCGCCCTCGTCCTCGACGACAGCGACCAGGTCTTCGCCTTCGAGGCCCAGCTGACCCGGCAGATCCGGCACGACTTCTGGGCCACGGTCTCCGACCTGTTCAACCGGCACCACGTGGGCGCGCTCCGAAACTGGGCGCACTCCCTCGGCATGGCCCTGCGCGCCCAGCCGTACGGCCTGCAGACCGACGCCATCGCCACCGCGGCGATCCTCGACATCGCGGAGGGCGAGTCCCTCGGGTTCAAGAACCTGGACGACTACCGGTGCCTCGCCGGCGGTCGGGACATGGCGGGCCGCACCGTCCTGTCCTGCGAGGCCGGTGCCTACAACGGCTCGGCCTACAGCACCACCTGGGACCGCGTGCTGCGCACCATGGGCGGCGCCTACGCGGCGGGCGTCAACCAGACGGTGCTGCACGGCTTCTCGTACGCGACCGCACTGGAGGCCCAGTGGCCCGGCTTCGCCGCGTTCAGCCCGTACAACGGAGCACCCGGATACGGCGAGTCGTGGGGACCGCGGCAGCCGACCTGGCGGCACGCGGCGGACCTCGCCGGATACCTCGGCCGCGTCCACGCGGTGCTGCAGGCGGGCACGGCCCGCGCGGACGTCGCCGTCTTCCGGCAGACCGGCTACACGGCCACGGGCATCGGCGCCTCCTGGTTCACCTCGACCGGCGTCCCGCTCGGATGGACACACCAGTTCCTCAGCGGCCCGCTCCTCGACCTGCCGAACGCCACCGTCGCCGGCGGGCGGCTCGCCCCGGACGGACCGGCCTACAAGGCGCTCTTCGTCGAGGGTGACTTCTTCCACGGCTCCACCCCGACCCTCGCCCTCGCCGACGCCCGCAAGATTTTGGGCTACGTCGAGGCCGGGCTGCCCGTGGTCCTCCTGGGAGCCTTCGACCAGGCGCTGACCCCGGGCGTGCCGGCGGCGGGCGAGACCGAGCGGCTGCGCGACGTCCTCGCCCGGCTGCTCGCGCTGCCCAACGTCGTCCGCGTCACCGAGAAGCCCGCGGTCGGCGACGCCCTCGCCGCGCTCGGCGTCGCCCCGGACGTACGGCACGCCGCCCCGTCGACGCTCCTGAACGCCCACCGGGTCACGGCGGACGCGGACTACTACTACCTGGTCAACGGCAAGCACGCCGAGACCGTCAAGCCGCCCGTGGCCGCCATCGACCACGACGTCACACTGCGCCGCACCCGCGGCCGCGACGCGGTGCCGTACCTCCTCGACCCCTGGACGGGCACAGCCGTACGGGTGGGCCGGTACACCCGGGACGGTCAGGACGTGACCCTCCGCGTCGCCCTGCGGCCCGGCCAGACGCTCGTCGTCGCGCTGGGGCGCCCGGGGCTCTTCGGCGACCGGCACGGGAACCGCCCGTACGCCCTCTCCTCGGAGGCCGACGAGGTGCTGTTCACCGCGCGCGGCCTCGCCGTGCGGGCCGGAACGGCCGGCACCTACCGGACACGGCTGTCCCAGGGGCGTACCGTCACCACCACCCTCCCCGCGGTGCCCGGCCCGATCGAACCGGGCCGGTGGCGCGTCGAGGTCGAGGACTGGCGCCCCGGTGACGGCCCGACCCGTACCGAGCGGGTGCGCCGCACCCTGACGCTCGACACCCTGCGGCCCTGGTCGGCCCTTGCGGAACTGGAGGACTGCGCGGGCGTCGGCCGCTACCGGACCACGGTCACCCTCCCCGGCGACTGGAGTTCCGCCCACGGGGCCCTCCTGGAGCTGGGGCAGGTGAGCGACACCTTCCGGGTGACCGTCAACGGCACCGACACGGGACCGGCCGACCGGCTCGACCCCGTCGTGGACGTCGGCCCGCTGCTGCGCCGGGGCACGAACACGATCGAGATCGAGGTCGCGACGCCCCTCGTCAACCGGCTGCGGGTGAGCCGCCCGGAGGTGTTCGGAGGACTCACCCGACAGGAGTACGGGCTGGTGGGGCCGGTGCGACTGGTCCCGTACGCACAGAAGACGGTCTGA